In the genome of Acanthopagrus latus isolate v.2019 chromosome 4, fAcaLat1.1, whole genome shotgun sequence, the window ATAATGTCTTCAGCACAGAGCCTATTGTGAAGCTGCTATATGTAGTTTTGCGCAAGAActtttaatgagcagagaaagctCTTTATGTATGtctcaacaaactaaatgaacaaagtctctttgttttcatgaccgagttaacaaactgaccttagaggacaacacagtttctgccttcctttgtttacatgtggcggaccctgccaccgttctagcttcaaacagtgttctgggaccttattttcctctgaaaatagcttgtttattcactcatggaaaaaaaatatatttctgagttgGTATTATTGcttcattaataatgtaaatagaGACATTCTCAGTTTTAATTTCtgctccaaaactacatagtgccccttaaTCCACTTTGTGTTAGGGCTACCACTAACAGATCATTTCTCTCCAGATAAATCGGCTCATTATTTTTCCAGTTAATCGATCAATCATTTAGTCAATAAAGGTCACCAGATTTGATTTTtgtgtccaaccaacagtccaaagcATCAATTCCTCACATTGCAGATTAGGAAACAGCAATTGTTTGACAGCTGTCCTTAATTTACGTACTTATTTATCATCATAGTAGTTAGCATCTAAATTTCCTTTGATCGACAAATGGACCGATTGACTAATGGTAGCTCTACTTCGTAGTTTGCGTGGCAGTTTGATATATAGGTGAATGATCACCATGTTACAAGCTGACTTATATGTTTTGTGTGGAGtaaaaaaatacactgcagtataaaGTGTCAATAAATGACACTTGGGTACaaacacttgagtaaatgtaacaCAAGCTACTTGAGAACAGATACAGTCTTAAGATTAAATGAATATCGATGTGTTTGCTTGCTCCTTAATTTAACTCTCTAAAATATGAAGCCTAGTCAGGAAAAATGCTTGAATAGAACATGTTGAGCTTTCCAATAGCTGAAACACAATCGATTTAATGTGCCAAATACTTCATTACTATTTTCACAGTCTGTTCAGTTGGCAGACAATGAAGTCCAAAGTGACACTTAAAAGTaaagtcacatttcactctGCTGGGAATTTAAGCATAAAGCGACTAAAACCAAACTTCTATGGAAGACGTTTTAACCTTGAAATGTCCTGACAAAGAACTCTGACGTATTTTCATCTATTTATATTAATTTGACACATTCTGAtgagatgtttctgtttgttcttcaggTAAAAGAACTTGTGCTAGACAACTGTCGCTCAAATGAAGGAAAGATCGAAGGTCTAACAGACGAATTTGAGGAGCTGGAGTTTCTAAGCACAATCAACGTTGGACTGACGACAGTCGCCCACTTGCCGAAGCTAAATAAACTCAAAAAGGTGGGTGTCTATCTACGTAGAACAGTTATAAATGTTTAAGGCTTTAAGgttttacatattttgattgtttgatCGATCAACAGCTTGAACTCAGTGATAACAGGATCTCAGGAGGGTTGGAAGTTCTGGCAGCAAAATGCCCCAACCTCACACATCTCAACCTCAGTGGAAACAAGATTAAAGACCTCAGCACAATAGAACCGTTGGTAAGCGAGAGTGCTTCTAAAACAGTACTCGACGTGATGCAGCTGGCTGTATTATTCACCAAACTTCGATTTGTCTTTTGGCAGAAAGAATTGGGGACGCTGAAAAGCCTAGATCTGTTTAACTGTGAAGTGACAAACCTGAACGAATACAGAGACAACGTGTTCAAGCTACTACCGCAGCTCACGTACCTGGACGGCTACGACAAAGACGACAAAGAGGCGCCAGACTCTGACGCCGAGGTGTACGCTGAGGGTTTGGACGATGacgaggatgatgaagatggtgagtCAGAGGTCATGTGGCCCGCTTCTCTCTTTCTAGCATCTCTTTAATATGCTAATGCGAACCCTACCCCAACTGCTTTCACCCAGACGTAGACGAGGAGGAGTACGATGAAGATACAGCAccaggagacgaggaggaagaggagggagaggaggatgaagaggaaaatgaagaagaagaagaggaggaccTCAGTGGCGAGGTGGGCTGAGAATAAATTAGATTTCTCATTTAGTAAATGTAAAAGTGTTTCACCTGAGATATCTTGACTAACTTTGTCTTcttaaaaaggaggaagaggaagaagatttGAACGACAGAGAGGtcgatgatgaagatgatgaaggtgaGTAAAACAGAACATTGGCTGACTTTACAGCTGAAGGTGTCTCAGTTCCATACGTATATGGATCATTATAGTGTATTATTAGTATGAAGGTAATCAACATTATAAATGCTGGGTAGTTTTCTACAATCATATGTAGGAGTGTCACGGTAATTACATCATCAACTTACTGTACACATTTTGTATACAAAAGACTATCACTAACATTTGATGCCATAACTAGCCACTACTGCTTAGACTACTGaatcattttttcacattttatttattgttttctttgtttgtttacgtAATACTTATTTTTGGTATATTTAATATGTCAAaagtaaaatcaaaatcaagttgaaattaaaacagaatgtgaagaaataacagttttgacgtTAGGTTGAGGTCATCTTTGTATAGGTTGCACAGATATCTGttggagttagcatgctaaccatccCCTAGCCAGTTTGTACCTTGAGAGGTGACAGTAAACAACATGGACACTGCCCcgctgctctgagctcccagtcctgGAAGAGTCCGTGAATActactgctagctgcacggttacgagctaacagcagctacacttaaaaaaaaaaaccccaaaaaacccaaaacactcCATTTCCAATGTCttaatgttaataattaaaAGTCAATTGTGCTCATCCAACAAACCTAGTTATTGTGACAGGTTTAACAGTATGTTTCTTGCATACAAGTCTGCTTAAACTAGCTCAGTGCTCCAGCGTCTGTGCAGGTGAtgtgcagcaacagcagcatagaacaaaaacatgaacagacTATCACGGTAAACACAGGCAGGATTTTCATTTGTGCCACGCTGCCCACTTACTTGTGCAACTGCGCATGTGTCCTCCCGCATGTGCACGATACAAACAACACACTTATAAAAACACTCCTCCATGGTGCTACTCCACAGGAAACCTCCAACTATTTTTGTGCCGACaggaaataatacattttgtgcTGAGCAAAAGGCAATCATGTGGAGTGTCATGTGAGTTTCACTGTAAATCAAACTCAACAAAGAAGCAGACAATATGTTTTTACCAATGTCagaaaaggattttttttccatctgaagTTGAAGTGTTACTGGAGCTGTTTTAACACCAACTGCACCAGCTGTTAGCTGGAAGCTCTTAAATGTCTTGCaatttttaaattctgttttgaGATTACTTAAATCTGTCGCTTGTTTGAACACACTAGACCCTCCAACAACTGGGCAACGTACTCTGCTGAGCTACACATGGCCAGAcatcttgcttttcattttggcacCCATGTTAAGTCTGTTGAAGCCTTGCAATTCTTTGAAATGTATCAGTGGATAGTCGTATTGACATCACACTGGCATTCCACTACAATTTTAGTGCCCTTATTTGTAGAATATCTCTCAGACATGAAGAATATAACAGGTTATAGGCTGTATGGTCACACAGGATATGTGTCCTAGCTCTAAAGTATATAGTACAGATTTGGGACTCAGCTGATTCAGAAAATCTTTATTGTCCATCACAAAGCGACGTAAATTTGTCTTGTAATGTGAAAACCGCATACAGTTGGAGCCAGCATTGCTGTCGTCACGACGCATTAACCTGAAAGAGAAGTTCACCAGGAAACattctgtggtgtttgtgtctttaaatgCGCCTCTTTGTTTTCTAGAAGAAGAGCGAggtcagaagagaaaaagggaaCTGGATGAAGAaggggaggaagatgaggacGATTGAGAGTCCTCTCGAAGCTAAGTTGTGAACTGTTTTAAACTTGTATCTCCCAGTCACTTCCCAACAGCCCCATGTATTTTTTCCCCAAGTTTCATATTGCAGTAGGAGTGGTTTTTGTTATCAGCCAGTCAGGTAGACGGGGTTGTCTGGAGAAATAAGTTCAATTTATGTACCTTTGATGCTCCTGTGTTCCAGTCTTTACGGTCCACTTTTAACTGCTTCGTGGACACCAATTTTGTAATAACGAATATTAGCAAAGATAAAcctttttcagaaatgttttttttttttttttttgttttctcaccgTTTGTGTAAGACCAGTTTCTGACGTATTTTAAGACCCCCccttcaaaagaaaaaacaaaacgaaaacaaaaaaaaagagtgcatgtctaatacattttaaagtcaaCTACTGGATTTCATGTATGGCTGTCCTCTCCTCGTCTTAAACTTATTTTTGCGTtgtactttctgtttttttaaatgtaagttATGTATTTGTAGTGTCACCAGTATGCCAATACTCTCTGCTGTCCTGGTGTGAAACTTGTGTCTGAACATGCACAGTGTGACCCTCACAGGGCATATTTTTAAaccataacaaaaaaaaaatgtctgcccTTGTCAAagccactcctcctccttcaacCCTCAGCTTTGATAGTTCGGAAATTACGTGTTCTTGTAAATAATGACcaaatctatttttttgtattctctTTGATGACGGCAGACATTGAAACAGACAACTGAGGTGAAACTATGACTTGTAATAAGATATTAAATATGTATGCTGCTTTATCTAAAGTAACGCAGTGTGACATTTCTTGAATTTGAACATAACTTTGTATGCATAATCTTTCCATAAAGAGAACTGTTTGACATCAGAAGTCATTTATCGCTTTCTCCATGTTCCTTTCTGTGACACACAGGTGGCAATGTTTGATTTGTGGTGGTAGTGTAGAGAAGTACTTGATATAAATGGAGGTTACAGCCGCAACTTATGTGCattgaaaatgtattgtttcAAAGTGTAAACTCTGGAAAACGGTCAGTTACTTGGACTCTGTTTTCACTATTATGCGTCATGGTCAAATTGGCCTACCTCAGTGATTTTTCACTCTATGTTAAATCCACTGTCATCAGCcaaaattgtttctttttttcctcccattcaCTTCAATAAATCCCTTTTTatatatgtgttgtgttgcgttGTGGTCCTTGTACGACAGTAAGGTGTGTGTCTATACACAAGCTCCAGGTTTGAGTCGTCAGGTgtgatcattttgtttctctaCATGGAAAGTTGAACGAGGATGTATTAtctcacagcagacagatgaGATACTGTGAACTACGTGcattaaagattaaagattgggttttacttgtttctctAAAAGGTAATCAATGTACAAGGAgagtttcagtcattttatggaggactgaaactgccaaattccaaaataaatatataaatgtccCTTTTATTCAACTGACTGCCATTACATGCAACAAATATACAGATATTGATATTTGATACTGATCTTAAATTTAGacattatttaattcattaaatGTGATATAACTTGATATCTCTGCTTCAATTTACCTTTTGTATTAATTCAACTAtctatcattttattttctattttatttattcattttcttaatttttaaaaaagtatctaattctttattttctttctgcattTCTTTATCAATATCTGCTTCATCGGGTTCATTAAAGGGGACACTGACTGCTGAAGCAGaatacattttgtcagtttcagtcctccacaaactgaaactaaaacatCTTTCCTCTTACCTGCAGCGCTTTCTATTAATCATGACTGTTTTCCTTCAGATAAAATGGATCTCAGATGGTActcaaaaaaagacaaaatgatgcTTTTAAAAAACTCAGCAGTAAATGTCTCcttccagaaatcatgagccGGTCAGtcactcaagataatccacagactctgttgtttcatgtaggaactattttctttctgtatcacTGTGCAGAAGGAAGCGTGCATCTACTAATTGGATAAGATGCCAGTTAATGTTCCAGCTCAGCCGAAGGAGGCGgacattaatgtttacattactCTGTCACAATGAGTGGATGTGTTCTTTAGCGCAGTGACGCTTCAGTAGTTCTACATCTGAGATTACGTCTCGCATTACTGTATGCAAGCaaggaaaacatctttaatatCCAAAAGTTGGCAAGTTATGGCCAAACAATCTAGATCCATAAACAGTActgcaggtaagaggaaaaatgtgaatctttaaaaagaatgaaagcTTTTCTGTCCTGCAACAGTTCAGTGGTGGATTTTATTCCTACTGTGAATGAGATCACCTGACATGGCATCACTCCACCTGCAACTTCACCTGTTTGTCCTCTGCAGCTGATTCGTCTCTGGTCCTTTTCCACCTGTTTACTTTCAGTAGCCTTTTAATGTCTCCTgcgaaacacacacatgcgtttACCATGACTGTGTCACTGGTTCCAGTCTACGTTCAAAGGGTTTTTATTCTGATTGTTTTAACTGACCCCCCCATGATGTGAGACTTATGTTCTACTTCATCCCAATAGCAGAAACAGCACTAACCGGCTGATTCTCACTGAACCTGGATTAAAGACACATGTTCAACAGCATCTTTCTGGAAGCTGCTTGAACCTGGGCGGCACAGTCAAATGTTGATCCAGTGTCCTTTTCTCTTTAAACTTCAGTCTGCGGGCAAAAATACAGTTCTGTGGTAAAACAGAGGCATTTAAACTGTAATCAGGCCTAAAGTCTGTTGATGGTACAAGTGCAGAGGGCGATGAACCGGAGTCTCtagagcaacacacacatctacagGTCAACACTGTTCAGTTATAGTGATATACTTAGTTTAAATGTAAAAGGATGGTTATTATTACAGTTTTCTGTACTGTTAGGAGGAGGCAAGAATACATGTTTATAACTTATGTGAAGTTATGTTGTTGGAGTCGAAGAACTAATACCGTTGCAGGTACAGTGTCAACCAGAAACGTTCAGCAAAAAATCTATCAAGCATAACAATCATTAACTTGCGCGGCCACGTCGTACAAAAACAAAGGGATTAACAAATATACATGTTATTAgctaaaaaggtaaaatgtgacaaataaataGAAGCAAATATACATAACCCTCCCATCCTCAAAATTAGCCCTAAAAACCAAGAACAACCAGCAAAGCTTCCCTTGAGACTATATTCGAGTAGTTTTGCAGTCCTCCACCTCTGGATCCACGTCCCCCCGCTGCTTTCCCTCCTTTAAATAAAGCATGAAACACCTCCAGTGAGTGAACTATCCACAGTCCTTGAGAAGAACGACTACATCTGTGTAGCTATATGTCAGAATTGTAAAGTAAATTTACAGCCAACAACATTCGTAAGTGAGAAAAGACGTAGGGGGAAAGCAGCTCTGTGGGAAAACATGATCCATTTCTGCAAAAGCTCGTCTCGTCTGTCTGTTGCAAAACCACTTCACGTCAGCCATTTTGAGAGGATGCTGCAGCTCGCTGCaatctgtgtctgcagcagggTCTAAGGCCTTAGGGAAGAGAAACAGGAGCCAGTGTGGCAGTCTTTTTATCCTCCAGTTCTGCCTCAGCAAGAGCGATCACAGGATGATGGTTCCGTCTGAACAGGAGGACGAGTGTCGGGGCTTCTTTGCATGGTGATCAGCGTATTGCCATGTGAACGACGAGGGGAGGCAgagtgaataaacacacaggagaTCGCTATAGCTGATCCGAGCACTGGAGAGCACGCTGGATCAGGAATATTAAGTTGTATAAACACAGATAATACCTCATTGATTGGATCTTAAACCTTCCCTCTCATCGATTTCCTGTTAAGGTGGCGATCAATGAACGCCGCCTTGCCTCCATTacttatcatttatttaattattacaaTAATCAAGTAATTGCACCAGTTAAGACTTTATCCAACAGTTATCATGTTATCGTGTGCACTACGCAGGGCGGCAGGAATGAAGTTATGATATATAAAAGGGAGGGGCGGGAGGGCTCAGAAGCTCGTTGGAGGTCAGAGTTGGGGGCAAAGGAAGCAGCTTTGCCAGTCCAGGAGgctgagaggtcagaggtcagaggtcggaggtcagACGTTGTTGGGGCTAACGTTCTTCAGGTTGTtgagctccagctccagctgacGTATTCGCACGTCCTTGGTGGTCAGCTCCTCCTTCAGCCGCCGCAACTCATCCTGCTGCCGGAAGAACATCCGCAGGAGCTACgtggagaaagacagacactcacgcatgaaacaaaaacacttcaacaaGCAGGCGTGAACGGCGAGGAGGAACATGTGGCGAATGtgcagagatggaaaaacattttgacgtCACAACAGGAAGTATGGATTCATTATCCTGCTGATTAAACCTATTAAACCACATGACATGGATGATTATATCTAATAACATATCTGTGATATAACTGAAAGAGCAGCGACTACATGGACCGTGAGATTCTTTTCAAGGTCAGGATTGAACTCAGTAAAATCAACTTGACCTTCTGGCATTTGGCTTTTACACTTATGTTCAATTAGTCTGTTAGTTGGTCTTTTTCTTCATGCAATAAACTGACTATCAGTCCACAAAGTCCAGATAATGTGGCGTTTGGATCCAAATTCTGCCAAAATATCTCCCCCATCCTATTTATAATTAACACAGAGAAGCTAAAATGATAATTGTCTCCAATTTGCAGCTTGTATTTTTGAAATacataacaaaaagaaagcacTATATGAAAAGCGCAGGGTATATCAGGATGCAGTTTAAGAGCCATAACTTTGCCTGTTTGTAATTGATTTCTCAGGTGTTGTTCAGGAGCTGGTTGTGATGCAGTAAACGAGCTGAATCATCCAGTGAATTCAAGCGTGTTGTGGTGAgaaaaatcttaaaataaagacacaacacagcaaaACTTGAGAAAACAGAACGGTGTGTGTTTCCCTCCGCCGTCAGAGCTCTAAGGACTCCTGGTGGAGAGCGACTCCCAGCTCCTGTTCTCCACGTACCTCGTTCTCTGTCCTGGGCGGGACGTTCTCCAGCAGGTCAATCCCGTTCACCACCacactcttcttctccttcaccgGGGCCTTGAACACTAACTGATTTGGCCGGTGGTAACCGTCCTTCAGGGACATCAGGACTGGGTCTGTTTCACACAAAGGACCAAAAACACTCCTAAACATGAGAAAACCAGCACAAAGAGGCTTAACTCCTCCGCGCATCACCACAGGGAAGCTATTATTGCTCCGTGCTGCTCTTCAACTGGGTGTGTCTAATTCCTTTAATTGGGGCGGCTTTTTAGCTCGTGGACATCTTCTACAAACTGGCCTTCACACAGGAGTCTAGAGCGTTGGGAGTGTTTGACGAACATGGAATTACTTCCACATCAGAGAAGGTAACGCTGTCCTTTAAACGACAGCTTGTGCCCTTTGTTATAAGATACACTGATGgtcagagcagacacactgacagactgaacagtggagatgacaacaaaaagaaatcactttatttaaaaacccagtaaaaatgttaatcagaGCTGGTTTAAGTTGTATGATCTTGATTAGAAGTGAgtatgtgtgggagtgtgcACAGTGGCGGTGACAATAGAAGCCATATGTTCAGTGAGACTGTGTGAGAGAGTCGGCAAGGAAGAGCACAACAAGAGAGAAAGACTCAGGGATTAAGAGTGGCAACAATCAATCGATCAGTTTCTGACGTTCAAATGAATCGCAACTATTTGCAATTCAGGTTCagggcaaaacaaaatgtttgtggacGTCATCTTGGACTTTGGGCAAACACTGATCGACACTTTTTACCATTTTCATTTACCTTCTATAGATGAAACAACTCATCGATTAATCCgacaaacttaaaaacatgcTTCATAATTGGGAAAAACAGAACGTGTGCTTCTGTTAAAATGTTGCCTGAAACCTTTGAAGcagtaaaaaaacaatcacagggTTGATACCTCTGTTAATGCCGCTCAGCCACTCACTGGCAGACAGTGCCGGCTCTGTTCCTGCTGTCATGGGGTAGATGTCCTCCTGGTAAGTGTCGGACTGTGAACCAGGAAACACCACATTCATGTTATTGATCAGATCTTACATAGTTGGTATCTAATTTTAAGAGGGAAAAGAGGTTGTATTGTGCTCTGCTTGGGTTTGAAACGATTCCTAATCAGAGAATCAAATCACTTGATTACCCTCTCTGGTTCACTGACTCACCCTTCGTGGCACAATCATCGAAATCGGCTCGATCAAACCCTTCAGGGTGACAAGTTTGTAGAAGCGGAACACCTCGCAGGCTCCCACATCCAGCCCGTGCTTTGGCATCACACCTGCAGATGACATCAGAGGTGTGTGGTGAAATGACTTCCCAGAATTCATAGCCAACCAGCGACATCAACCTGCTGCAATATGACCAGTAAGAGAAGCTCATAGATCTATAATGAGGGAATGTTTAGAATATGTGGGTCTTTGCTTCTGCCAaagtctctgtctctcagaccTGCTGATGGAGAGGTGAGGATTTCTTTCTGCTGTAAGCGGGGGACATCATATGTCACTGATGGACAATTGACTTACCCAGTCCTTTCTGTGGCGCTGGGGACCGGAACTCCATCAGGTACTGCAGGTATGGCTTCTCTGACGTAATCTCAAAGTAACGGATGTTGCCGTCGCCCTGTCAGGACACCAGATTGTGGCTGTTACTTCACAGTTCAGGAAGAGGCTTCTGGACGTGTCAACGATGTCATCTGTCATCTTATTTCCTGCTGACTGTGctgactttaaatgttttacccACAATCTTTAAATGCCTGAAGTTcaaactgacagagaggaagaggaggaaagtgaaAATGTATCTTCTGCTGAGCAAACATCGAACCGCTCGAAAGGCTTTTTATAATCTAAAACCTTACGGCACTCGgagtattgtgttgttttaacatgtgggaaaatgtgtgactttgttATGACAGATGTCTgaaatcttacatttttttaaagacattcagactgttctctgttttcatttacagaGAACATAACAGATATACGACTGTGTTTCAGTGATGGAGGCACTCCGCAGTCACATGGAGCGCCTCGATCGCCCCGGTATTT includes:
- the anp32a gene encoding acidic leucine-rich nuclear phosphoprotein 32 family member A isoform X2 codes for the protein MDMKKRIHLELRNRTPSDVKELVLDNCRSNEGKIEGLTDEFEELEFLSTINVGLTTVAHLPKLNKLKKLELSDNRISGGLEVLAAKCPNLTHLNLSGNKIKDLSTIEPLKELGTLKSLDLFNCEVTNLNEYRDNVFKLLPQLTYLDGYDKDDKEAPDSDAEVYAEGLDDDEDDEDDVDEEEYDEDTAPGDEEEEEGEEDEEENEEEEEEDLSGEEEEEEDLNDREVDDEDDEEERGQKRKRELDEEGEEDEDD
- the anp32a gene encoding acidic leucine-rich nuclear phosphoprotein 32 family member A isoform X1; its protein translation is MDMKKRIHLELRNRTPSDVKELVLDNCRSNEGKIEGLTDEFEELEFLSTINVGLTTVAHLPKLNKLKKLELSDNRISGGLEVLAAKCPNLTHLNLSGNKIKDLSTIEPLKELGTLKSLDLFNCEVTNLNEYRDNVFKLLPQLTYLDGYDKDDKEAPDSDAEVYAEGLDDDEDDEDDVDEEEYDEDTAPGDEEEEEGEEDEEENEEEEEEDLSGEEEEEEDLNDREVDDEDDEEEERGQKRKRELDEEGEEDEDD